The DNA region TACATACCGATGGTGCAGGTGAAGCCGCGGGTGGCCAAAGTGCAGGTCGCGCGCTCCCAGTAGAACTGCAACGTCCATGGTGAGGAGCCTACCGACAGTGCGCCGGGAACACGGGGAAAGAAAACAATTCGGCTCGAGGATAGTATCAATAGAGGTGGAAAAGGAGTGCAGTTGTTAGCCGGGATTTAGCTCAATGGCTGCAAGCAAATCTATAGGCTCAAGCTGTTCATCGGTGGCATCTGTGCGGGCGTGCCAGCTGGCATCATCAATGGCCTGTGCGACTTACACGGCACCGACGTAACCGACCAGGCGTCCGCCAGGTGCTGCCAATGTCACCCCGCCCAAGGGACTCGACATCCGAGGCTTGCGAGTGAGCCGAACCACGCGCCGCTCTACGGTCCTCACCATTTCAATGTAGGAAGGTATCACTAGAATCTCGCAGGTGGTGCGTGGACTGTGGCAAAGACGTGCACCGACGCCCCGGGAACACGCATTTGGGTGGGTGCGAATCGTCACGAGTTCCACCTCGCCCCAGCCAGACTCAACCGCGGGCCCGGCCCAAACAATGAATTAGCCCCGGATTCACGGGGGCAATTGTGCAGGCATCAATTCTGGTGCAGCGAtgccatcaccatcatcgcaATATCAAATACTTTCAATTCACGGccaagaagaaaaaaagttTCTGTCCAAGGCAAGACGCCCCCTTTGCAGCCGACTATGAGGAATCACCAGTGGCTGCTTACGCCCCCGGGCGCGGACTTAGCGGACGGCAGCTCCGGCCCTAGGTAACTAACAGtcggccaccgcccgcccgcccactggCTGATAAGCAGCATACGCACTTCCCGCGCCAGGTTTGCTCCGCGGGCTTACATGGCCTCGCCCGTTCATGACGTACCTACGGACCGGAGAAACCGGAGAGAAGAAAATATGAGCAGCGCAGCGTTGGCTCGAGGCTCACTTACATGCTATATATCTACCCAGTGAGGCGCATCTAGGAAAAGCAAGATGGAAAGGGAACAGTTCAGTTCTTTCAAGCGATACTTCTTTGCAACATTTTGACTCCCATTATCCGGTGACATTTCTGCTCAAAACTCGGCATCGCAGTACCTAGTCATTCATGCCTTCTCAGTTTGGCTTTTCCAcagagggcgccgacgttgTCCGCGCCCTGAGGACAAAAGTTGAGGGGAAAACGTGTAAGTCCCTCTGAGCCGAGACCACACCcttggccagccaggcaggAGTCATTTCTAATAGTCCGCAAGTTCTCATCACAGGCCCGACTCCCGGGAGCATCGgggccgagacggcggcgacattgGCCTCGGGCGCCCCAGCATGCATCATCCTGGTCGGGCGCTCTCTCTCGAGCGCACAGGCTACGATTGATCGCATTAGGACCACCGACGAAAACGTCAAGGTCAAGTTCTTCGAGGCAGACctgtcgtcgctcgccgccgtgcgaAAAGCCGCAGACGCAatcctcgcctcggccgacatCCCCGTCATCCACGCCGTGATCAACAACGCCGGCATCATGGTGCCGCCCTTTTCCCTGACGGTCGACGGCTTCGAGTCGCAGTTTGCCATCAACCACCTGTCACACTTTTTGCTCACCAACAAGCTCATGCCAAGGCTCCTCGCcaccggcgctggcggcaagGCCAGGGTGGTCAACGTGTCGAGCATCGGCAACTGCTACGGCGGCATCAACTGGGACGACGTGCAGTTCGCCCGCGGCGGGTACACGCCGCAGAGGGCCTACGGGCAGTCCAAGACGGCGCAGGTGCTCTTCACGGTGGCGCTCAACAGGCGctacggcggcgcgcgcggcggcatcgagtcCTTCGCGCTGGACCCCGGCAGCGTGCAGACGGGGCTGGCCAAGCACATCACGGCCGAGATCGCGGCCGACATGGCGCTCAAGATCACCGGCAAgagcctcgccgaggcgcgcgccgcgcggcgcaagACGGTCCAGCAGGGCTGCGCGACGTCGCTAGTCGCGGCCCTGGATccgacgctcgagggcggcatctTCCTGGTGGACTGCGAGATCGCCAACGGGCccgacgccgtggcgccgtggtcgctggacgaggccgctGCGGATCGGTGCTGGAAATTGAGCGAGGAGCTCGTGGGAGAAACGTTTCATGCCTGACGAGGAAGGAATGATGTTGATTGAATGGGTCGTGCGAACTCGGTAACGGGTGAAATGGCTTGGTGGGGGGTTCAAACCTGTGCATTTAGAAAGGCGTATGGGCGGCACGACGGAGTCGTGTCCAATGCGGGAGATCAAAACTACGTAGTGACGAGGACAGTCTTGAGGTAATAGTGGATTATTCTAGCCTGGAACTAACCTAAATAGAGCGAGTATCCCATATATTACCAGCATATTACCCTCTTGAGGTATTGTCCTCTGCCGAGTTATTGTTATTTGCAATTAGATTAGGTGAGCCCCAGAGATTGCCGGTTATCTTGCCCCTGGTTGCGGTAGATGTGATGTACTTAGTTATGGGGCCTATATCTGTAATACCATGAACAGACATGGCATAAAGAACAAGACCCGCAACGTGTGGTGCTGCCATCGAGGTGCCAGAATCGATTTTAGTATCGGTGTCGCTACGCGGCCCGGCAGAAACAACATCCGTGCCTGGAGCAAAGACATTGAGGACCTTGCCATAGTTCGAATATGAGGCTATAGACCAGTTTctgtcgagggcgccaacGGTGATTGCCCTCGGAGCCGTGGCCGGAGACACATAGGTCGCGTCCGTGCCGTTATTCCCAGCGGCAACGACAGACAAGACTCCTGAGACTGCACCCTTCTCAATGACCTCGTTTACTGCCGCACTGTATAGCCCTGAGAGGGACATGTTGATGACGGCAGACTTGCTGCGGCCCTTGGAGATGATGTCGTTGACAGCCCAGTGGAACCCGTCAATGATgatggacgtggacgtggtCTGGTTGTCCAAGATCTTGATGGCGATAAGATTAGCCTTCTTGGCGACGCCATATGTCTTGCCGCCAATGGTGCCAGCGACGTGGGTGCCGTGGCCGGTGGTGTCAACGTCCTTGCCGGGAAATGCGGTATACCCCAAGCTAGCCCGTCCTTCAAATTCTTGGTGGGTTGCGCGTATGCCTGAGTCGATGATGTAGGCGTACGTGCCTTGACCGGCCCGAGTGTCGTAGATGTAGTCTTCGGATCCATTATGTCGGTGCGAAACGGCTCCCAGACCCCATGTAGCGCCATGCTGAGTCGTAAGGCATTTCTTGTCTTTGATGGCATCCTCCCTAGGCGCAATAGAGGCAAGTTCCCATATCATGTCCTCTTCCACCAGAGCAACCTATACGACATTATTAGTATTTTCTATTGCTGTGGTTACATCATATTGCCGAAACCAACCGCTATAACTCACATCAGGACTTTGCTTGATCTCAGCTATCGTAGCAGCGTCAAAGGAACCGGCATAGCCGTGGAAGTCATATTTGCCAGCATAAGTTCTCTCAACACCCTGGAACTCGCGCTTGTTCAATCCCCGCTTCTTATGAACCCACTGGAGGTGACCATCAAGTGCTTCTGGATGGAGGCCTGACTTGAGTGTAACAATGTACTTGCCAGGGATGTTCTTGCCGTGCTGGCTCTGAATCTCCCCGTCGCTGCTCCCGGATGTAGCCGGAGCCGCCCAGGCATAAGAGAAAACAATtgtcgcggcgacgacaagaccCGAGAAGCCGACCATTGCAAAATCCTGTCGTGATCAAAACACCAGGGGTGAGAATGTAGTATAAATGGCTAGAAATGTGAGACTACATGCTCACCTCATGTCTTGTCGTGAATCTGCCTGCCTTATATACCTCTCTCCGTACaagctgccgcagcgcctctCTTTCATTACGCGTTCAATTTGTGATGGACATGACAATGACAGTTGCGTACCGTGGCGGTGGAGCCGTTAGAACGTCATGCCGTCAAAACTGCGACATTTGCTGCCGGCTTATACGCGGCAATCCAGGGATGCCGCTATAGGGGTGTTCAAAGCTGGTGAACCGTATTTCGAAAACAAAACCCATCTGGGTTGCATTTCGCGAAAGCAATCAGTGCCAAGATATTGTGACGCACCATAATACCTTCGGTCACCGTATACGCCCGTGCCGCTCATCAATGACCCCGCACATCAATCCTTGGCTTACGAAATGGGCGGAGCTTCGAAACTAGTATATCGGGGTGCAACTCTGTCTTGTCCTGTCACAGAATGAACTGCGCGGAATGCAACCCAGGCGGTTGAAGGGCAACAGTTGTTGACTGCCCAGCCTCAATAGACTCGTCAGCGCTTCGGCAACCGGAGCGAATGGCGGGAGAGTATCAAAGCCATCTTGATGGTATGTGAGCTGCGGGATGCCTTCACGTTGTGGCAGCGACCTGAGATGACTGGGGCGACATATGCGGGAAAACGGGGGGTCGTGATAGATCCATGTTATCCAGCACACGGATCAGTTCGACCGTGCTTCGCTTGGAGGTCCTCAGCCCCTCGACAGTCCACCTCTTGGAGGAAGCACATGGATGTGACTGTTCGAGTCCCGTTGGTGCTGTGGAGACATATCGCTAACAAGTGATCGCAATCAGTCAGTCGCTGATCAGGGTCAGTCAGCCTGAACAAGAAGGTCCTGGCCGAGGATCCCCCGATTTTCTTGGGACATGCGATGGCAGGACTGCACTGGTCCAGTCTAGACATCCGACTGTGCTCGTCCAATGGCGAGGGGTTTCCCCTAGTCTGGGAGTCCAACGCCGTCCGCCCAGCGGGAGAAGATGGGTTGCGGTAAGACGACTCGACTTGTAGTCGTCGATTCTGTGAGACGCTATAGCGAATGATTCGGGCACTGCGGTCCGCTTCCAATTAATGCATGGCTCAGGCCAATAACTGTGGCTCAGCTGATGCGTGCGAGGTTATAATCGCAATCTTGGATTGCCCTGACGGGAAAGATGTTGCGCTGTGGATGAAGTGATTGGTCAATTGGGGCGACGCAAGTGTGGGGTAAGTTAGATGGTAGAAGACGCGTATGTTACACGCCCACCGTGACGGACGGACCGTGACACAGAGCCGGGAGCCAGGTAATTAAGTTAACACTGGCCGATTCTTGGGGCGGGGGTTGGCTTACATTTGCCtagaataatatagcttattaGATGGCAAGGGTCGAGCTACGGCgaggcaccgccgcctcttgACATTGAGGGGGTTGATCCCTGGTCCTCGTCTCCGCGAGTGAGTGCCGTTCGGTCGTGCTGCACCCAAATTCCACAGGCTGTGTCAGCTCATCAACcgtgcctgcccgccctgtTGGGTGGGCcgttagtaggtactaaggtcACCACCCAACGCGCTGGCCGTCTTCCCAGGCACTTGCGGGTTCCTGTGACCTCTGCGTTGGTCAATGCCCATGGAGGTGATTGGCAACCTCGACGCGTATGCAAGTATAATAGGTAGGTAAAGACAGAAATCGAATTTTCCTACCAACCTAAGTTAGTCACTAGGTACGTATCCCCCTAATAACCCCTACTCTGCATTCTTCTTCCCCTGCGTCTGCTTCGATGATGGGGAACCGCGCCGgcatcatccatcccctCGCATCATGTCCGCGTGTCTCAGATCTCGCCTCTTGTCTCCCCCCGAGGAAGCTCAAGGCGCACACAACCAACAACTAACAACGcagccttgccgccgccgcagaaaCGGCCCGTTCAAAGCCCTCCCGAGGCGACAGGGAGCGTGCTCAGGCCCCCGCGGGGGGAAGGGTGTGAgcggtcgcgggcgcggcggctcgtcatcgcctcTCGCGAGGGcatggtcgtcgccgccgccgctgccagatCGGATGTTGAGGGAGGAGCCCTGCCCGCCTGTCCTTTGTCATCTGTCATACAtcgggtggtggtgcgcaATGCAAAGTGCGGTTCGACGCACGCGCTGAGACACGACAGCGCCCAGCTGCGCTGAACACAGCGCGACGCGTTTCCCCACCGTGTGACGAGGCCCTCAACTCTAGGTGCTCTTGTTTCCCGTCagcgaccgccgcgccgaggcagCATAGAGCCTCAATGCCGCTGGGGCGAGGGATTTCAGCGACTCCAGCCATCGCAGCCGGAGACGCTTCTACCTAAGTACGCACCGAGCTCCCGGTGAGAAGGGCGTTTCGTGTCAGATGCACGATAAGCGAGCGTCTTTCCTGACCTCAGATGCGCGCGCTGAAACAAAGCAAGACGGGTCGCGACCTCTATCTACCAGGTACAACGTACTAGCAAGCCACCGGGTGTGTCGAGTAGCAGGCGGTTGTCTCGccacgagctgctgctgcccttgtATTATTCTTGAATAAATAAACTattaaaataaaaaagaAATGATAAATGTCTGAGCCCGTCCCGCTCTGGCgcgcggccagccagccagccgcagACGGTGGTCGAGAACGGAagctgcgtcgtcgccaaacgTTTTCGACCCGACGCCTCCCTAATCGAGGACCCGGGAGGGACTTGTGTGCTCACCGAGGCGACCGATGGGCGCAAGGTCAGCCCGGATCCTGGAGAACGTTTTGTTGTTGGCCCTTGGGCATGCCACCCCTCGCCAGCTGAGTGCACCAACCCATGgatgccatcgccgccggcccgtccCCCGTGCTGACCGGCGCTGTACcacgagcagctcctcctccaccgaaCCGGCCGCCCGGCTGCAAGACCGGTTGCTCCGCGTCATGCGCCCACCGCCCATGGAAACGTGTGAACTCTGCTGCCGACCGCGCGTGATCCAGCACCCTGGATTGAGCCCAATGGACCTGCCAGTAGTGAGTATTCACTTTGTACGAATCTATCGAATTTATCGCCATGGAAACTTCATTGTTCTGGTGGTCGAGAATTCGACGaatgccatccatgcctgCTACCTTCcagttagtacctacctgtagCCCCTGCgggtcgctgctgccgtttATCAGACACGCCAGCACCAACAAGCACCTACTAACTTCCATTACTCGCCACTGACCCGTGCTGGCTGCGCGTTCTCGAGTCGTGGGCAAGCTAgaggcatcatcaccacacCACCAGCCCTCCCTGCAGCGCGCCTCACGACCCCTTGGACAAGCATACGGACGACACCAGGCGCCAGCAAGCAAACAAAGACCTGATGCCTCTATCTGACGCCGGTTGCCaaaacgacgacgtcgcaccaacatggacggacgggggtcgacgtcgccgggtcGTGTGTTGGTTGGGCCTCACGTCGCTCATTCATGATGCTACAGTACAGTACGCCCAAGTGTCTCCTGTTGCAATCTACTCTGGTTCCTGGATGAGGTCGCACCCGCCCATCCagatgcctgcctgcctgcctggcgaCGTCGGACGAAACTGTGCAAGTGACcccgtacttcgtacgtacgtggcACCGCACCACAAGGCTCACGACGTTTCGTTTGCTGTGCGAGTGACTGAAGGAGGCCGCGACCGCTCGAAACGTTTGGCCCCCCACGCCGcccacctctctctctctcgagacgacgacgacgacgacgacgatgagctcGCCGCGGCTCTCTCACCGACGTCGCATACGTACCCGCGGCTCCCATCCCGAGCATCAGATGGCTCTCCAGCTCCGGCTCACGACGCCAAATGGCTCCCGCCCACCAACCGCACAGCCGCCCCCCGAGGACGCCACGTCTTGCGCACATTTTTATTTTTGGTcgtctcggcgagggcctctcGGGTGCCTTGCCTCATCTCGAgcgcgagacgccgccgagcaagTGAACGCCGGGGCCACAACGCCACGCCCGGCCTTGCTAGAGCCCGCGCGGGTGGTACCGCGCGTCTGATGACACACCGGCTTGGCCCTCCGTCCTGCAATTCTGGGAGACGCAGCTGCGAGCGTGGGGGTGCCCATATACGGTATACACTACAAACGCAAATCGCGGCATGACATATCTCGTCGGGCGGCTCACCGGCCACCGACAAAACCCCTACTGGCCACCGACGTTTCGTCCGAATCACCTCAAGGAGTGACGCGGATGAGCCGATCGATCCTGTCTCTCTGGACCCCCTGCAATGGCAACTggccgcagctgccgcttGGCGTTTGCGTCATGGCATTCATGGCTgacgtcccccccccccccggcagctggcgccgccacgatgcGTGCGGCCCCTTCCGCCCGATACAGTTGACACGAATGCCACCAGACGTTGAGTTTAACGACCAATTATTTCTCATTTCTCATGTTTGCGAGTGCGAGCTAACTCTATGGCTGACGGACGGGCTCGCAGCTCCTAGACCAGGCAGCGACAAGCACGATGCGCATCGGCAGACCCGTtaggcaagcaagcagtTGTCGATGGGCTTTGCTCgtcttgcctgcctgcctgcccctgGACCGAGAGCAGAACCGCACGCGCGGGCGAACATGGCATCAATCGCACCTACGTAACAACAGGCTCCCCGGCAGGTGTCAGCCAGCTCGCGTCAAAACATGTAGATTGTAGACGCTCCCAGTGCGCGGATGGGCTGGGGCACGGCGGACGCAGTCGGGCTGCGGTACAACGCCGGTACGCGGGCATTGATTGGAAGGCGTTGCCTGTCATGGCAGCACTTTGTACGAGCGCTCATCATAGACTCGAGCGTGACGCGGCCATGGTTTGCCGCACGCGCGTACCTGATCGCATCGTGCCATCGCGGAGCAGAGGCGCAAGTGACG from Purpureocillium takamizusanense chromosome 3, complete sequence includes:
- a CDS encoding uncharacterized protein (EggNog:ENOG503NW36~COG:Q), producing the protein MPSQFGFSTEGADVVRALRTKVEGKTFLITGPTPGSIGAETAATLASGAPACIILVGRSLSSAQATIDRIRTTDENVKVKFFEADLSSLAAVRKAADAILASADIPVIHAVINNAGIMVPPFSLTVDGFESQFAINHLSHFLLTNKLMPRLLATGAGGKARVVNVSSIGNCYGGINWDDVQFARGGYTPQRAYGQSKTAQVLFTVALNRRYGGARGGIESFALDPGSVQTGLAKHITAEIAADMALKITGKSLAEARAARRKTVQQGCATSLVAALDPTLEGGIFLVDCEIANGPDAVAPWSLDEAAADRCWKLSEELVGETFHA
- a CDS encoding Oryzin (SECRETED:SignalP(1-20~SECRETED:cutsite=AWA-AP~SECRETED:prob=0.7541)~COG:O~EggNog:ENOG503NU05~MEROPS:MER0000344): MVGFSGLVVAATIVFSYAWAAPATSGSSDGEIQSQHGKNIPGKYIVTLKSGLHPEALDGHLQWVHKKRGLNKREFQGVERTYAGKYDFHGYAGSFDAATIAEIKQSPDVALVEEDMIWELASIAPREDAIKDKKCLTTQHGATWGLGAVSHRHNGSEDYIYDTRAGQGTYAYIIDSGIRATHQEFEGRASLGYTAFPGKDVDTTGHGTHVAGTIGGKTYGVAKKANLIAIKILDNQTTSTSIIIDGFHWAVNDIISKGRSKSAVINMSLSGLYSAAVNEVIEKGAVSGVLSVVAAGNNGTDATYVSPATAPRAITVGALDRNWSIASYSNYGKVLNVFAPGTDVVSAGPRSDTDTKIDSGTSMAAPHVAGLVLYAMSVHGITDIGPITKYITSTATRGKITGNLWGSPNLIANNNNSAEDNTSRG